The Syntrophorhabdaceae bacterium nucleotide sequence CTGATCGGCCGTCATAGTGCAAGATAAAGTTGTCCTCGGGCACTTCTTTCTCTTCCCACTGAAGCGCAATACCCTCTTTTTCAAATCGGTCCACATTCGTACGCTTGTAGCCGGTAAGGTGCGCCACATCTGCCGCGCTAAGGTGAACGGTCATGGCGCTCCCTTTGATCGGAACGGCTACGAGCTTCGCCATCATGGCGAGGTAGAAGGCCCTGGCCTTTACCATGTACCCGTAAGCAGGATGGTACTGGCCCGCAAGGATCTGTTCTTTTATGACCTCATTTTCTGTTAAGCCCATCTTCACTACAGGGATTTCACTCTTTTTGGCGTTGAGATAAATGAAGACTGACCTGTCAAGCGCGGCATCAAAAGAAATAGGCTTAAAACGCCCTTTCTTATACATTTCTCCCAGGCGCGTACCTTCAAAAACCACCAGCGGATAGATCCTGATATAGTGAGGTTTAAGCCCGGTCATGTTTTGTACGGTGAGCCTGATATCATCCATGGTTTCCCCGGGTAATCCTACCATGAACTGGAGGGCCACCCGAAAACCCTGTTTGACGAGCGTTTCATAAGATGAAATCAAGTCTTGTGCGCTGTGCCGCCGGTTGAGCCTTGAGAGGACCTTGTCGTTAAAGGTAGGGATACCGAGCTCTATAACGGTGACGCGATTGGCTTTAAGTATTTCTAAGGTCTCATTCCGCATGGAAACAGGTTTTGTTGAAACCCTGAAATTAGCGATCCTCTCCCTGTACCCTTCGAAATGGGCAAAAAGACGCCGGAGTTGATCGGGCTCAATCCCGAAGATATTGCCGGCAAATAGACCCACTTCATACGGCCCCTGGTGAGCGTTGAGCGTTTTCCCTATGACGGTCCCGAGGTCCGTGTCCTTCACATCCGTGATTAATTGCTGGTTACAGTATGTGCACCGAGTATGGCAACCCAGGTGAGGGAGAAAAACGGGGACGATCATTTTGAGGTTAAACCTGCCTTACCTTCCTTAGTGATGACGGTCCATTTAAGGGTCTCCCGCCACATCTATCTTCCTACCGAATTCTTCATGATGTCGAGGGCATCCGTGTTCTCCGGATTGACTGACAGGGCGCGGCTTGCTGCATCAAGCGCCTTCAAGAAATCACCATTCTTGATTAAGGCTTTCGCAAGACCGACGTACGCATCGGAATTATCGGGATTCGCTTTAATCGCCTCAGTATATTCCTCTATGGCCTCGCGCACCTTCCCGCTTTTGAATAGCTCCATGGCGACGGCCACTAAAACCCGCGAAATATCTTCTCTGACCCTTTCCGCCTTGAGATCTGTGGACAGGACTTCCCTGACATAGCCCAAGGAGGCCCCGATATTACCCTGATTCGCCTCCGACAGGGCTGCTCCAAGCAGGGCATCCACGAGGATATCTACGCTTTGTTTTTTGAAGTCCTCCGGGGACAGACGATAGGCTGTGCGCAGGGGACCTAA carries:
- a CDS encoding tetratricopeptide repeat protein — protein: MKRVANKTVRVAAFAMVVVLALASCAGLITSQARGEFDTGRALFSQGMFEQAIPYFERAISMDPDFYEANLYLGRSYLNLRNYGKALGPLRTAYRLSPEDFKKQSVDILVDALLGAALSEANQGNIGASLGYVREVLSTDLKAERVREDISRVLVAVAMELFKSGKVREAIEEYTEAIKANPDNSDAYVGLAKALIKNGDFLKALDAASRALSVNPENTDALDIMKNSVGR
- a CDS encoding radical SAM protein, translated to MIVPVFLPHLGCHTRCTYCNQQLITDVKDTDLGTVIGKTLNAHQGPYEVGLFAGNIFGIEPDQLRRLFAHFEGYRERIANFRVSTKPVSMRNETLEILKANRVTVIELGIPTFNDKVLSRLNRRHSAQDLISSYETLVKQGFRVALQFMVGLPGETMDDIRLTVQNMTGLKPHYIRIYPLVVFEGTRLGEMYKKGRFKPISFDAALDRSVFIYLNAKKSEIPVVKMGLTENEVIKEQILAGQYHPAYGYMVKARAFYLAMMAKLVAVPIKGSAMTVHLSAADVAHLTGYKRTNVDRFEKEGIALQWEEKEVPEDNFILHYDGRSVPGNVLDAMEMFRD